One genomic segment of Plasmodium vivax chromosome 9, whole genome shotgun sequence includes these proteins:
- a CDS encoding protein phosphatase 2C domain containing protein (encoded by transcript PVX_092365A), which produces MKVNTLNNIFNLYKEAAPKKKWPLLLTLIALLAAASGRVNGAAFNFPKESVINEHNSFNGPKDEFNYPDKDPYEDSGFGLGGMKLKFEHLEEMNNAFFMHNNKKINMIQFPANNPIQDRCFVYEIDMSNDTLEPIGSYQRIKDKEDKVFIKAFEKSAIKYVNELQPPTSPNYYVHMTNMAIERGKGKSPKKGIDRGGSAGASVLGPMPPWDSTVLMPTPVGGSPVGPSPMGPSPMGPSPMGPSPMGPSPMGPSPMGPSPMGLPMGLPMGSSMGPSMGPPVGAPGRMPMMPGVRMPMGGMPGSPMMPGVRTPMGGVPGSPMMPGARMPMPADGSAVAGSWMQSPTSMQTPLTFVEIKAAEKTGESSTDSMDVDAADGTTEEVMDPMDVDVGDNAIEDSIESMDMDAGDNATGEAADKVSDEAAESASGEMAQNAALAAGENAAGEGADAASGENAEASVAENAEAGASEATASTAEADNAEGSNAENAAEGQSTMDNEEGAIAGPSGMQPSDFLNRPEIANNVFERYSQYYDEMKAFNDSFLFAAVIDGHGGEVIADIVKRWLGFYVKKQLLEKLRNNDHQILTPSDIVASLEEAHIQLDNDILKKAKEYFFKGNVRYTRNGSCSISVLMDKNYYYVSNVGDSKGLLIKKDSIVRLNNIQNASEITERMRLVQEHPNEIDVVMCKRSVKNGNAKSFEIFSLTEQHTQFQMFDVGRCYVKGRLQCTRSFGDFYLKHKIFAFDYRKNKFLVKEPHSFPYISAIPEVLKIRRTQDDEFVVLVSDGISDHLSDKEIYDIVKQYSYSVKKMSRILIQTVLIKAAMHVRVSAKELLTLVPPDRRRKFFDDMSVVVIKLK; this is translated from the coding sequence ATGAAAGTTAACActttaaataacattttcaaCCTGTACAAGGAGGCCGCgccgaagaaaaaatggcccCTGTTGTTGACGCTGATCGCCCTGCTGGCCGCGGCATCAGGCCGTGTAAATGGCGCCGCATTTAACTTCCCAAAAGAGTCAGTAATAAACGAACATAACAGTTTTAATGGCCCCAAAGATGAGTTCAATTACCCAGATAAAGACCCCTATGAAGACAGCGGCTTCGGATTAGGTGgaatgaaattaaaatttgagCACTTGGAAGAAATGAACAACGCATTTTTCATGCACAATAACAAgaaaattaatatgattCAATTCCCAGCCAATAATCCCATACAGGACAGGTGCTTTGTTTATGAAATTGATATGAGTAATGACACTCTAGAACCCATTGGTAGTTACCAAAGGATAAAAGACAAAGAAGATaaagtttttattaaagCTTTCGAAAAGAGCGCTATTAAATATGTGAATGAATTACAACCCCCCACCAGCCCTAattattatgtacatatgacCAATATGGCCATCGAGAGAGGCAAAGGGAAAAGCCCCAAGAAGGGGATAGATAGGGGAGGTTCTGCTGGAGCTTCTGTCTTAGGACCAATGCCACCCTGGGATTCAACAGTGCTAATGCCCACTCCGGTGGGTGGGTCTCCAGTGGGTCCTTCACCCATGGGTCCTTCACCCATGGGACCATCACCCATGGGACCATCACCCATGGGACCATCACCTATGGGACCATCACCTATGGGACCATCACCTATGGGACTCCCAATGGGTCTTCCTATGGGTTCGTCAATGGGTCCTTCAATGGGGCCACCAGTGGGAGCACCGGGTAGGATGCCAATGATGCCCGGGGTTAGAATGCCTATGGGAGGAATGCCCGGTTCTCCAATGATGCCTGGGGTTCGAACGCCCATGGGAGGCGTCCCCGGTTCTCCAATGATGCCTGGGGCCCGAATGCCCATGCCAGCCGATGGCTCCGCCGTAGCTGGGTCCTGGATGCAATCACCCACGTCCATGCAGACGCCACTAACCTTTGTGGAGATCAAGGCAGCTGAAAAAACCGGCGAGTCGTCAACTGATTCGATGGATGTAGATGCTGCAGATGGCACAACAGAGGAAGTGATGGATCCGATGGATGTAGACGTTGGAGATAACGCAATAGAGGATTCGATCGAATCGATGGATATGGATGCAGGAGATAACGCAacaggggaagcggcggataAGGTGTCAGACGAGGCAGCTGAGAGTGCCTCCGGCGAAATGGCCCAAAATGCTGCATTGGCAGCAGGCGAGAATGCAGCGGGGGAAGGTGCAGACGCAGCATCTGGGGAAAATGCAGAAGCGTCAGTTGCCGAAAATGCAGAAGCTGGCGCATCCGAGGCAACTGCATCAACGGCAGAAGCTGATAATGCAGAAGGTAGCAACGCAGAAAACGCTGCTGAAGGGCAGAGCACCATGGATAATGAAGAAGGAGCCATTGCAGGTCCATCCGGAATGCAACCAAGCGATTTCCTAAACAGACCAGAAATAGCGAACAACGTATTTGAAAGGTATAGCCAGTACTATGACGAAATGAAGGCCTTTAACGATTCGTTCCTATTCGCTGCAGTGATAGATGGTCACGGAGGAGAAGTAATCGCAGATATAGTGAAGAGGTGGCTAGGATTCTACGTGAAGAAGCAATTATTAGAAAAGCTAAGAAATAATGATCACCAAATTTTAACCCCAAGTGATATAGTGGCAAGTCTGGAGGAAGCCCACATCCAGCTGGACAATGACATTTTAAAGAAGGCAAAGGAGTATTTCTTTAAGGGAAATGTGAGGTACACAAGAAATGGCTCCTGCTCCATCAGTGTCCTCATGGATAAGAACTATTACTACGTAAGTAATGTAGGAGATTCCAAAGGgctgttaataaaaaaagattcCATTGTGAggttaaataatatacagAATGCCAGTGAGATAACCGAAAGGATGAGACTCGTACAGGAGCATCCAAACGAAATCGACGTGGTCATGTGTAAAAGATCAgtcaaaaatggaaatgccAAATCGTTTGAAATTTTTAGCCTAACTGAACAACATACACAATTTCAAATGTTTGATGTCGGAAGATGTTATGTGAAGGGCCGATTACAATGCACTAGAAGTTTTGGAGATTTTTACTTGAAGCATAAAATCTTTGCTTTtgattatagaaaaaataaattcctcGTGAAGGAGCCACACTCCTTTCCCTACATCTCGGCCATTCCAGAGGTACTTAAAATAAGGAGAACTCAGGATGACGAATTTGTCGTTTTGGTCTCCGATGGAATTTCGGATCATCTGAGTGACAAGGAGATATACGACATTGTGAAGCAGTACAGCTACTCCGTGAAGAAGATGTCCCGCATTTTGATTCAGACCGTCTTGATAAAGGCCGCCATGCACGTGCGCGTCTCCGCCAAGGAGCTCTTGACGTTGGTGCCCCCCGACAGGAGAAGGAAGTTCTTCGACGACATGTCGGTGGTCGTCATTAAGTTGAAGTGA